The following are from one region of the Ictalurus furcatus strain D&B chromosome 11, Billie_1.0, whole genome shotgun sequence genome:
- the arf3b gene encoding ADP-ribosylation factor 3b, whose translation MGNIFGNLLKSLIGKKEMRILMVGLDAAGKTTILYKLKLGEIVTTIPTIGFNVETVEYKNISFTVWDVGGQDKIRPLWRHYFQNTQGLIFVVDSNDRERVNEAREELMRMLAEDELRDAVLLVFANKQDLPNAMNAAEITDKLGLHSLRHRNWYIQATCATSGDGLYEGLDWLANQLKNKK comes from the exons ATGGGGAATATTTTTGGTAATCTTCTGAAGAGTCTCATAGGAAAGAAGGAGATGAGGATTCTGATGGTTGGATTGGATGCTGCTGGTAAAACAACCATCTTGTACAAACTCAAGCTGGGGGAGATTGTTACCACCATCCCAACCATTG GTTTTAATGTGGAAACAGTGGAGTATAAGAACATCAGCTTCACTGTGTGGGACGTTGGTGGCCAAGATAAGATCCGACCTCTCTGGAGACACTACTTCCAAAACACGCAGG GTCTGATCTTTGTGGTGGACAGTAACGATCGAGAGCGAGTAAATGAAGCCAGAGAGGAGCTGATGAGGATGTTGGCAGAAGATGAGCTGCGTGATGCTGTTCTCCTCGTTTTCGCCAACAAACAG GACCTGCCTAATGCAATGAATGCAGCTGAGATCACAGATAAGTTGGGCCTCCACTCGCTGCGTCATCGCAACTGGTACATCCAGGCCACCTGTGCAACCAGTGGAGACGGCCTGTATGAAGGCCTTGACTGGTTGGCCAATCAGCTAAAGAATAAGAAGTGA